The following is a genomic window from Amaranthus tricolor cultivar Red isolate AtriRed21 chromosome 10, ASM2621246v1, whole genome shotgun sequence.
ttagcaaattgtgttttaaattatcgactaaaaatacgttatcaatggcatgggaacttgaccttccaacctttcctttggtaattatctcacccttcatgttgtcaccgaaggttactgttcccccatcaaaggcttcaagtgagagaaatttagatttgtcacccgtcatatgcttggaacacccactgtcgagataccatgagttgttccccctcacttgaacctgcaaagcaaattaatggttaggtccaggaacccagtcatccttgggttccttgtcgacaatacttgaatcacatttcttaatccatatgcgttccacataatttttatttgctttggtatgctgttccctttttatacattgatgttttaggtgtccaattttaccacaaaaggaacagattttactactagggagatcaacatagacctttttctttttatcattcttaatataacctagaccttctttactttttgttttagcatctagaatccatttgggaacttcattgattttctcttttcctcttgagcttattttatttttcaaatattcattctctatttcataggattctaattttgatttcaacttttgaaattcagtgctaaccatgtgAGTGGATATATTGTTTACGTCTCTACTTAATCCTAgcaaattattttgatttatttcaatattaagaaaaataaattcctgcttcaatttttcaattgtctctttcaaaacagcattctgatctagcaaattaaaaaatctgctttATACATCTATCCTAATTGAATTTAGGTAAGTCACATGATCCTTacttgagttgaggtctttttcgatttggagacacttggtattctgtttatctaatttctcttgtgtctccaagagcaacttaattaatttattcttactaaGTTTAGATGGATGCTTAGGGAGTGAGTTATAAggcattacctctttttctttggacgCTTCATCCTTGTTttgatgagatgccatgaggcataggtttgctgtttcctcttctactggagcttctgtctcagcctcgctctccgtatcgcCCCACGCTGCAATCATTGCCTTTCTAAAATcggttttgaagtttcccttcttatattgtcttccaacgtctcttgcttttcccttgcccttctcatttttccattgagggcaatccttgatgaagtgatccgTGCTCCcgcacttgtggcattcaaaatttgtcttcaagtttgcagttcccttttctttgttatttctttgattaccatatctgctgttcctgaagaatttcttgaattttcttgccaacatagcagtCTCCTCATTATCCGCTTCTGACTCTTCATGTTCCTTTGCTGCTAaagccagtcctttatttcgggaactgtcggctgttcccaaatgcaattcttgagtcatgagggaaccagccaactcttccaaattaaacttggtgaaatcttttgattcctgaatggctgtgaccttagctctccaacgttcgtcttgaggaagactcctaagtattttcctgacttgttcatcaacgggaatgatcttaccaagagagactaattcattcgtgatatttgtgaatctagtgaacatctcttgaatgttctccctagattccatgacgaatctctcatatttggacatcagcaggtcaatcttggatcgcttcacttcactagtaccttcatgggtaacttctagcaaGTCCCAcatctgcttggcagttttgcatcccataatacgattgtgctcatttggaccaagcccacagtgaagtaatttgatagcaagagcgttcatctccatattttgaaaatcttctttctcctattcagtgattggttttggaatagttTCGTTGTTGGAGtttatggtcgtcacctcaaaatctccaatttcgataactctccatacttgatatttttcggcctttatgaagatttccattctatttttccagtaggtatagaatttcccatcaaacatgggtggcctttgcgttgagtacccttcttccatgcgttcgttcatcttcaacatcttgccagggaacaggatactgctctcagggtttcctgattaagaGAGGAACAgggctttgataccaattgtaggaatgctaatagatgatcgaatacaacaagaggggggggtgaattgttgtatattacgtttaagatttttgcctcaaattttgcggaattgtatctaGTAAAGagcaaaacttaaacttaaaaacgaaaagaaaaataataaaaggagacaaagattttacgtggaaaccctcttggcctaataagagggaaaaaccacgacccccccgggatttcaaaattctcactatgttttaggcaattcgttacaattacataaaacaaatatgcttcacttgaagcttctcaactctaggcctacttctcttctcttcttttctctccttctctttctcttctcacgcttctcttgaagcttctctatacTCCTAGACTttccttaagtctagttacaataaaaacactcaattacccttacaaggccaatttctaagaagattaaaattaagtagttgctcaagaaaaatataatgaattaattggcattaaaataactttgaatatttttcttaattgatctcccttaatTAGACACTCTTTTTGGATATCGGTTTGAGCAAGatttcctcctatttatagtgggaaccgACAGCAGTTACCTCAGACAaaacctcccactatcatccacgttctcaaaattAAAGGATAGTGGAGTTACAAGAGAATGAAtaaccggctgtcatttgctcaaagattaaatcagtttccttaggctaaaaatagcataggagttttgAAAACATGAGATCCTAACAAATAGGAGATCTTATTTTTAGCCGTCCAAAATTAAAAGGAGACTTATTCAAAATGAAGACTAAGTCTTCTCCTCATTTTAGGCgtataaaaaaactttttgccaattaataaattaatttaattaagcaactaatttaacttttaatcatattacattaactaaaaacagaaaacataattttcgtaacttccagtcaatgtcttcttcagacctgtatcgtggggaacaacgcattgtctccatctacaactttcgttaGGACTTTAACTCtgggaacagtaaactgacttccaAAGCAATtatccaacttcttggatatttgagacatgtacaacttccacgaaccaagtcataggcttcatcaacgattaacaaaatcggatatttgcctacaaaacaatctctaaaacatgtttgtttatttagaagtgaagtcatcatcaaaacctaagaggccaacactaatgattctttgtgcaaggaattttctgaaattatgtgcaaagagtttgaaatgagcatgatgggagacttaacattctttcttggactacaaataaagcaaaagaaagatggcatattcatttgtcaaagtaaatatgttaaagatttgttaaagaagtacaatatggatcaatgtaaggAACtcaatacgcctatgagtgcaacactaagtcttgaccaagatataaatggtaagagcgTTGATCAAAAGagttatagaggtatgattggttctttattgtatttaactgctagtcatCCAGATataatgtttagtgtttgcttatgtgctcgttttcaagctaacccaaaagaatctcacttaacggcagttaagagaatctttagatacttacatgggactaaagactttggtctatggtaccctagttgtggaaattttggtttgataggtttttcagatgctgattatgctggatacaaggttgatagaaaaagcacctcaggatcgtgtcaatttttaggaaattcattgatctcatggtattctaaaaagcaaaattcagttgctttatctacagctgaagctgaatacaatgctgccggtgcatgttgttCTCATATtctatggattgctcaacaacttagagatcttggaattgatctcaaaggcataccaataaagtgtgataatactagtgctatttgtattacaaagaatcctgtgcaacattctcgaacaaaacacattgaggtacgtcaccattttataagggatcatgttgaaaaaggtaacatTTCCTTATCTTTTATacctactgaaaatcaattagcggatatatttacaaaacctttaagtgttgatcgttttgcatatatacgcatggaacttggcatgctaaataatgttgcatgaattaagggggagtattgacaaaagaaaaatgaaataaaaataaaaggattgaGACTTTAATTGTTACTTAGTTCTtagcatgaattaagggggagcaaTATATGTTTGCATGTATGATTGACAATTtatgtgtgtgtttatgcatgtgattaagaattgaaaattaatttcaatttcttaaaaattatttgttacataaaatgggatttataattaaatacctttaattaataaaggatatttagttattttaaagcaaaattgtttgtttaaaacTAAATTTGGACGTCAACAATACATTAAAATCATGTTCATTATTTTAGTTAAAATCAATTCAATCTCATAATTGCATTTATACTTGTTTATGTCTAAAAGCAAAAATGAACCATTTTGTTCATGATTATTACACAAACCGGTTAAGCTTCTTAACCCTTTGAATTCAATTGAGTTGTCAAATCGTTGTATTgggaagtacaaatgcattgtattGGACGACTATTAAAGGATAGTACAATACGTTGCCTCCTCATTCACTCACCaaatctttttctgattttctttccctaaccgtctctttcactttcctCTCCAATCTTTCAAAATCTTTCTCATGGCACCCAAGAAACGTTTGAGTAAATCTTCATCTAAGTATGAGAAGGGCGAATCATCAAGAACACCAATGGCTGAACCAGTTTCCCCGGTTCCTTCGCCATTAAACACATTTGAAGTTCCTAAAATATGATTTGAGAATCACACTGCCTATGGACGATGGGTTGATGTATTTAGGCAAAAATCTCTGCCTTATGTAGATATTCTTGACTAtaatttctttctctttgaaGATTTCAAAATTATCTCTGCTTTTATACAATCTGCTCCAGGTATGCTCTTGGGCCCTGGTTCTAAAACTTATCCTTGTTTGGTAAAATTCTTCTATTCAAACTTATCCATGCTTTTTGAAGATGCAGAACAAGTTTTAAGAAGTTTTGTTAAGGGTCAGgagattttaatttctaaaaccctaatgaatgacattttaaatttctctcatAAATTGGATGATCAAACTCCAAATCTTTTAGCATTACAAGATGCTAAGGATATGTTCGTCCTTGAATCTTATGCTGATTTTTCTTTTACCAAACAACTAACCCACAACGCTTTGAATCTAAATGGAAAACTGTTGCATTACATCCTTATTAGAACTGTTTTCTCACGAAACACTTCTTGTGAGTTGGTCACGGATTCTCATCTGATTTTAATGTGGAAAATTTCTACtatgaaaaatgttgatttctCTTCAATAATCTTCTCTACAATGCGTTTTTGTTGCTCACAAACTCGTAATTGTGCTCTTCCTTATGCCAATCTCttgacattgatctttgatcatttcaatcTGCTCTCTAACGaagaggaagtggattgttctggtccaaTTTCCTTGTCTAGTGAAATCCTCCCACCTCTTtgtatttttaaagtaaatgacaaatatgagttatactcTAATTTGTCTTCTGctgataaagaggatcttcaaaagatccaTGGTAAGCGGCTAACACGTCTTGAACCTCCCAACCAAGTACACACCACTCTAtcccgacttcagtctctagacttggaggttggtgaaatgaaatcttccctacttacattacatgataaagtgtctactctAACTTCTATGTTAGACacctttatgaaagaaatgaagggcatggtagtagaagatgtggtgGTGGAGGAAGAGGTTGCTGATGATGATGCTGCTGTGCCAAAAGAGAATGAGGTTATGGAGGAGGCAGAGGAGCAGAGAGAAGAAAGAGGAGAAGAGAACAAGGATGATGAGGAGCAGACTGATAAGAAGGTTGATGAAGTTGCTGATGATGGTGTTCAAACAATTCCTATTCAAATCATTCCACCTACTGATGATGATCATGCTACTCCTGGAAAACCGgctccttccaagaaaaggaagagaaggtccaggaagtaatctttttatatgttgatgaacaatattttctttttctgcaaacaattttttgttttgataacaatcccaacattttcagaatctccttgtttactttttgatgaaagtcaaaaagggggagagaTGTAATATTTTGTTGTTATGTGCATGTTCTGTCTATCTATTTGCATGTCTATTTGCATGTTTGATATGTATGGCTTTGATTTCATCTTTGCGTATAATATATTCTTGAAATCCATTGATACTTGGGAAATATATGCATGTTTGATTTTCTTATTACTAAGTTATGTCAATGATGTGCTCTGGAATATGCTTATGCTTAGGGAGAtagttgtatatgttttgcatTTGCATGTTctgatttttgattatttgcaTGTTTAGATGATCTGATTATCATATTGCTGAATGATTAGTTATATTAAGTTATATGATGTTCATATTTAAAGATGAGATAaacatgttaagaaaatttttaaaaatggagatattaaaa
Proteins encoded in this region:
- the LOC130824883 gene encoding secreted RxLR effector protein 161-like; this translates as MIGSLLYLTASHPDIMFSVCLCARFQANPKESHLTAVKRIFRYLHGTKDFGLWYPSCGNFGLIGFSDADYAGYKVDRKSTSGSCQFLGNSLISWYSKKQNSVALSTAEAEYNAAGACCSHILWIAQQLRDLGIDLKGIPIKCDNTSAICITKNPVQHSRTKHIEVRHHFIRDHVEKGNISLSFIPTENQLADIFTKPLSVDRFAYIRMELGKRLSKSSSKYEKGESSRTPMAEPVSPVPSPLNTFEVPKI